The Fusobacterium necrophorum subsp. necrophorum genome has a window encoding:
- the tuf gene encoding elongation factor Tu, with product MAKEKYERSKPHVNIGTIGHVDHGKTTTTAAISKVLSDLGLAQKVDFDKIDVAPEEKERGITINTAHIEYETEARHYAHVDCPGHADYVKNMITGAAQMDGAILVVSAADGPMPQTREHILLSRQVGVPYIVVYLNKADMVEDEELLELVEMEVRELLSEYGFPGDEIPIVTGSSLGALNGEQKWVDKIMELMKAVDEYIPTPERAVDQPFLMPIEDVFTITGRGTVVTGRVERGVVKVGEEVEIVGIKATTKTTCTGVEMFRKLLDQGQAGDNIGALLRGTKKEEVERGQVLAKPGSIHPHTNFSGEVYVLTKEEGGRHTPFFTGYRPQFYFRTTDITGAVTLPEGVEMVMPGDNITMTVELIHPIAMETGLRFAIREGGRTVASGVVSEITK from the coding sequence ATGGCAAAAGAAAAATATGAAAGAAGTAAACCGCATGTAAACATCGGAACAATTGGACACGTTGACCATGGAAAGACAACTACCACAGCAGCAATTTCCAAAGTGTTATCTGACTTAGGATTGGCACAAAAAGTAGATTTTGACAAAATTGACGTAGCTCCGGAAGAAAAAGAAAGAGGAATTACCATCAATACCGCTCATATCGAATATGAAACGGAAGCAAGACACTATGCGCACGTAGACTGTCCAGGGCACGCGGATTATGTAAAGAACATGATCACAGGGGCAGCCCAAATGGACGGAGCGATCTTAGTCGTATCCGCAGCAGACGGACCGATGCCACAAACAAGAGAACATATTCTATTATCAAGACAAGTAGGAGTACCATACATCGTAGTATATTTGAATAAAGCGGATATGGTAGAAGATGAAGAATTGTTGGAATTGGTAGAAATGGAAGTACGAGAATTGTTATCCGAATACGGATTCCCAGGAGATGAAATTCCAATTGTAACAGGATCATCTTTAGGAGCATTAAATGGAGAACAAAAATGGGTAGATAAAATTATGGAATTGATGAAGGCGGTAGACGAATACATTCCAACTCCGGAAAGAGCTGTGGATCAACCATTCCTAATGCCGATAGAAGACGTATTTACGATTACAGGAAGAGGAACGGTAGTAACCGGAAGAGTAGAAAGAGGAGTTGTCAAAGTAGGAGAAGAAGTAGAAATCGTAGGAATCAAAGCGACCACAAAAACAACTTGTACGGGAGTGGAAATGTTCCGAAAACTATTGGATCAAGGACAAGCGGGAGATAATATCGGAGCTTTGTTAAGAGGAACGAAGAAAGAAGAAGTGGAAAGAGGACAAGTATTGGCAAAACCGGGAAGTATTCATCCACATACGAACTTCAGCGGAGAAGTCTATGTATTGACCAAAGAAGAAGGAGGAAGACATACTCCGTTCTTCACAGGATACCGACCACAATTCTACTTCAGAACAACGGATATTACAGGTGCAGTAACCTTACCGGAAGGAGTGGAAATGGTAATGCCTGGAGATAATATCACAATGACGGTAGAATTGATTCACCCGATTGCAATGGAAACAGGATTGCGATTTGCGATTCGAGAAGGAGGAAGAACGGTAGCTTCCGGAGTAGTATCCGAAATTACAAAATAG